DNA from Aliarcobacter skirrowii CCUG 10374:
TACAACAAATAGAAATTTTGTTGGAAGAATGGGAAGTAGAAGTTCTAAAATATATTTAGCAAATAGTGCTGTTGCAGCTGCAAGTGCAATTTCTGGATATATTACAGACCCAAGAAGTTTATAATTATGAATATAAATCCATTTGAAATACCTTGTGTTATTTTAAGTGGAGGGAAAAGCTCTCGTATGGGGGAAGATAAATCTCTTCTTCCATTTTCTTCTTCAAACTCTTTAATAGAGTTTCAATTTAATAGATTAAAACCATATTTTAAAGATATCTATATCTCTTCAAAAAATGATAAATTTGATTTTTTAAAAGATAAATCAAAACTAATTTTAGATAAAAATCAAGATATCTACTCTCCAATTCTTGCACTCCAAACAATACTTGAAAAATTTGATAAAGTTTTTATAATAACAGTTGATACACCTTTAATTAAAATATCTTCAATAAAAAAACTTCTAAAAAATTCAAATAATTTTGATATTACAATTGCTCAAACATCTCAAAGAACTCACAATCTTTGTGGAGTATTTTCAAATAATTTAAATGAAATTATTGAAAAAATGATCAAAAACGATATTCACAAAATAAACTATTTAGTAAAAAATTCAAAATATCAAATTATAAATTTTGATGATGATAATGAGTTTATAAATATAAATAATAAAAATGAGTATGAAAAAGCTTGTAACTATAAGGTAATCAAATAAATAAGATTAAAAATAACTTATAATTAGT
Protein-coding regions in this window:
- the mobA gene encoding molybdenum cofactor guanylyltransferase MobA, with translation MNINPFEIPCVILSGGKSSRMGEDKSLLPFSSSNSLIEFQFNRLKPYFKDIYISSKNDKFDFLKDKSKLILDKNQDIYSPILALQTILEKFDKVFIITVDTPLIKISSIKKLLKNSNNFDITIAQTSQRTHNLCGVFSNNLNEIIEKMIKNDIHKINYLVKNSKYQIINFDDDNEFININNKNEYEKACNYKVIK